The window TCGTTCATCCAGATGCAGTGCAGTGGTGTGTCGCGTATGACGACGTCGATCGCCAGGCGGCTCGGCAGTGGCAGCGTGCCCGGGAGCGACTCCACCCCCGTCGCAGCCGGGGTGCGGATCGAGGAACGTCGGCTCACACCGGCGGCAGCATTGCCCTCCGGTGGCGACTGCTTGCTCGCCGGTACCCGCACTTTGCGTGTCAGCGGCCGGCGCCGGCTGAGAAGGTGGTGCAGCCAGGCCCCCAGGACCGCTCCCAGGACCGGCGCGACCAGGTAGATCCACAGATCAGTGCTCTGCCCGGCGAGTGCGGCTGGGCCGAACTGGCGGGCTGGGTTGATTGAGCCGCCGCTGCGGGGACCCAGGACAGCGATCACCAGCGCGACGGACAGCCCGATGACGTACGGCACCAGGCGTGCATAGCGGGCATGGGCCATGGTGAACCCGACAGCGACGATGATGATCGTCATGCTGCCCGCCTCGGCTACGAAGACGGACGTGGGCTGCCACGTGGGTGCGGGCGCGATCGCCGCGTAGTCCACCGACGGAAGCGAGACCGCAGGCCCCCACACCAACCGCCCAAGACCGGTCCCCGCCGCGGACCCGGCGAGTTGGGCCAGTACGTAGGGCACAACGCTGCGCCCGGGGAAGACGCCCATGAGCCACAGGGAGACCGTCACGGCGGGATTCAGGTGGCCCCCACTGCGCCGGCCAGGCGGGCTGAAAATCAGCCCGGTGAGGATGGCCCCGCTGAGACCGCCGATGGCTGCGAGCGCGGCGTCGAGGTCCTCCACGTACAGAGCGGAGTCCGGGTCACGCAGCCACCTGACGACCGTCACCGCCAGGAACAGCATGACGGCGGTGAGCGCGAACTCGTCGGCGGCACGCGACAGGCGCAGCCGACGTGACAGAGAAGAGACGGTACTCACCAAAATCTCCTGGTGTTGGCCTGCCCGAAGCAAGATCGGAGCCGGGATGGTGCCGAACAGCGGGTCCGGTCGTCCCGGACCCGCTCCGGACCTGTCAGCCGACGGGGGTGTAGTGGCCGGGGACGAGGCGAGTGGAGACGCCGAAGCGGTTCCATGCGTTGATCGTGGTGATTGCGACGATGAGGCGGGCCAGCTCGGTCTCATCGAACTCCGCCGCGGCACGCGCGTACACCTCGTCCGGCACGAACCCGTCCGTGAGCACGGTGACCGCCTCGGTCAGCTCGATCGCCGCGATCTCTTTGGCCGTGTAGAAGTGCCTCGACTCCCGCCAGGCGTCGAGCTGGAAGATCCGCTCTGCGGACTCGCCTGCCGCAAGCGCATCCTTGCTGTGCATGTCCAGGCAGAAGGCGCAGTGATTGATCTGAGAGGCGCGGACTTTGACCAGGTTCAGCAGGACGGGCTCGACTCCCTGCTTCGCCGCCGTGTCCAGGCGGACCATGGCCTTGAACGCCTCCGGGGCAAGCTTCGCCCAATCCAGTCGGGGTGCGTGCTCGGGAAGACGTTCCAGGCTTTCGTGTGCTTCGTTCGTGTTCATGGCTGCAACGCTACGCATCCGGTGGCACTGAAGTAGGGTCCATTTCCGTGACAGATTCACAGACCAATTCAGAGACCGGCCCGTCCACGGAACCCGGCACCGACCTCCATCTGGAACTGCGTGGACCCGGGCTGCGCGCCGGTCTGACGAATGCCCTCCGGGACGCCGTGCGCACGGGGAGGTTGGCCCCCGGCACCCGGCTGCCACCATCCCGCTCGCTCGCAGCCGATCTCGGTGTCTCGCGCAACACCGTGACCGACTCCTACGCCGAACTCGTCGCGGAGGGCTGGCTCACCGCCCAACAGGGATCCGGGACCCGGGTGGCCGCGCGGGCCGAGCCGCGCGGGGCCGCACCCGCCGCCTCCCGCGCGCAGCCGCCCCGGAAAAGTCCCATGTACGGCCTGCAGCCGGGTTCACCGGACCTCGCGAACTTCCCCCGCGCGCAGTGGCTCACCGCTGCCCGCCGCGCCCTGACCTCGGCACCGAACGACGCCTTCGGCTACGGCGACGCCCTCGGCCAGGTCAGACTGCGCACCGCCCTCGCGGACTATCTGGCGCGAGCCCGCGGGGTGTACGCCGAGCCGGAGCGGATCGTCATCTGCTCCGGCTTCCACCACGGGCTTGCGCTGATGGCACAGGCGCTCGAGGCGCGGCAGGTCCGGGCGGTGGCCGTCGAGTCGTACGGACTCGACCTCTATCGCGACCTGCTGACCGGCGCCGGCCTGCGCACCCCGCCCGTCCACGTCGACGAACACGGCGCGCGCACCGAAGACTTGGCGCGGTTGGACGGCATCGGCGCGGTGCTGATGACACCCGCCCATCAGTACCCGACGGGGGTCGCGCTGCGCCCGGACCGTCGCACTGCGGCTGTCGAATGGGCGCGGCGCACCGGCGGACTGATCCTCGAGGACGATTACGACGGGGAGTTCAGATACGACCGTCAGCCGGTGGGCGCCCTGCAGGGCCTCGACCCCGACCGGGTGGTGTACTTCGGCTCGGCAAGCAAGTCACTGGCGCCCGGGGTGCGGCTCGGCTGGATGGTCCTGCCGGAGGTACTCGTCCCGGAGATCGTTGCAGCCAAGGGGTACGGCGACTACATGTCCAGTGCGCTGGAACAACTGACGCTCGCGGAGTTCCTGACGTCAGGCGCGTACGACCGTCATGTTCGCTCGATGCGGCTGCACTACCGGCGCCGCCGCGACCAACTGGTCACGGCCCTGGCCCAGAGAGCCCCCCACGTACGCGTGACCGGCATGGCCGCCGGACTGCAAGCGGTCCTCGAACTCCCACGCGGAACGGAGCACTCGGTCACCGAGGCGGCAGCGCGGCAGGGCCTCGCAGTCAGCGGGCTCGCTGAGTTCCGCTACGAAGTGCCGGAGGCCGGCCGGCGGCTGCCCGAACAGGACGCGCTCGTGGTCAACTACGCGGCTCCCTCGGACAGTGCGTGGACGGGTGCGCTGGACACCCTGTGCAGGGTGATGCCCCAGACGCAGGCTTGATGCCATCGGCAGGGCCGCCGTGGCCCGCATGCTGCTTCAGGTGGTCGATCACCAGGGGCCGACGCTCTCGACTCACCGCGATCCGACGGATGCCTCGACGTAGGCGAAGGCGTCGGCAGCCGTGTCGGCGGGGA is drawn from Streptomyces sp. NBC_01717 and contains these coding sequences:
- a CDS encoding MIP/aquaporin family protein: MSTVSSLSRRLRLSRAADEFALTAVMLFLAVTVVRWLRDPDSALYVEDLDAALAAIGGLSGAILTGLIFSPPGRRSGGHLNPAVTVSLWLMGVFPGRSVVPYVLAQLAGSAAGTGLGRLVWGPAVSLPSVDYAAIAPAPTWQPTSVFVAEAGSMTIIIVAVGFTMAHARYARLVPYVIGLSVALVIAVLGPRSGGSINPARQFGPAALAGQSTDLWIYLVAPVLGAVLGAWLHHLLSRRRPLTRKVRVPASKQSPPEGNAAAGVSRRSSIRTPAATGVESLPGTLPLPSRLAIDVVIRDTPLHCIWMNDIQTSKDGFPSARPPL
- a CDS encoding carboxymuconolactone decarboxylase family protein, with the translated sequence MNTNEAHESLERLPEHAPRLDWAKLAPEAFKAMVRLDTAAKQGVEPVLLNLVKVRASQINHCAFCLDMHSKDALAAGESAERIFQLDAWRESRHFYTAKEIAAIELTEAVTVLTDGFVPDEVYARAAAEFDETELARLIVAITTINAWNRFGVSTRLVPGHYTPVG
- the pdxR gene encoding MocR-like pyridoxine biosynthesis transcription factor PdxR; this translates as MTDSQTNSETGPSTEPGTDLHLELRGPGLRAGLTNALRDAVRTGRLAPGTRLPPSRSLAADLGVSRNTVTDSYAELVAEGWLTAQQGSGTRVAARAEPRGAAPAASRAQPPRKSPMYGLQPGSPDLANFPRAQWLTAARRALTSAPNDAFGYGDALGQVRLRTALADYLARARGVYAEPERIVICSGFHHGLALMAQALEARQVRAVAVESYGLDLYRDLLTGAGLRTPPVHVDEHGARTEDLARLDGIGAVLMTPAHQYPTGVALRPDRRTAAVEWARRTGGLILEDDYDGEFRYDRQPVGALQGLDPDRVVYFGSASKSLAPGVRLGWMVLPEVLVPEIVAAKGYGDYMSSALEQLTLAEFLTSGAYDRHVRSMRLHYRRRRDQLVTALAQRAPHVRVTGMAAGLQAVLELPRGTEHSVTEAAARQGLAVSGLAEFRYEVPEAGRRLPEQDALVVNYAAPSDSAWTGALDTLCRVMPQTQA